The Mesorhizobium loti DNA segment TACCGGCGACAGCCTGATCCCGGTCCTGCCGGCGCCGACGGCGCCGGTGACCGCGTCGACCACCTCGAACAGGAAGCGCGTCCGGTTCTCGATCGAGCCGCCATACTCATCGGTGCGATGATTGGTGCCCGAGCGCAGGAACTGGTCGATGAGATAGCCATTGGCGCCATGGATCTCGACGCCGTCGAAACCCGCCACCTCGATCGCCGCCTTGGCGGCGCGGCGGAAATCCTCGACGATGCCGGGAAGTTCGGCCGCCTCGAGCGCGCGCGGCTCGGAGGTCTCGGCGAACTCGCCGCTGCCATCCGGCTTGACCAGGAACGTCTTGGAGTTTGCCCTGATCGCCGACGGTGCCACCGGCTTGCCGCCGCCGGGTTGCAGCGTCGTGTGCGAGATGCGTCCCACATGCCAGAGCTGCACCACGATCTTGCCGCCGCCCTTGTGAACGGCGTCGGTGACGCGCTTCCAGCCGGCAAGCTGATCCGCGCCATAGAGGCCGGGCACATTGGCGTAGCCCTGGCCCTGATGGCTGATGGCGGTGGCCTCGGTCACGATAAGACCGGCCGTCGCGCGCTGGCTGTAATAGGTCACCGAGAGGTCGCCGGGCACCGCGTTGGGCGAGCGGTTGCGCGTCAGCGGCGCCATGACGATGCGGTTCGCCAGCGCGAGATCGCCGGCCCGCAAGGGATCAAAAAGGGTAGCCATGAGAAATGCCTTTCATGCATTCGGGGGGAGGATGGGGAGGATCGTCAGAGATCGGACAAGGCGGCCTGGAAGGCGGCGATGGTTTCTTCATTGCGCTTGTAGAACACCCATTGGCCGACCCGCCGCGTCGTCACCAGGTCGGCCGACGCCAGCGTCGCCAGATGTGCCGAAACACTGGACTGCGCCAGGCCGCGATGGTCGAACTGGCTGGCGCAGACGCCCATTTCGAGCGGATGCGCTTGCGCGGCGAAGTGCTGTTCAGGCTCCTTCAGCCACGCCAGCACATCGCGTCGAAACGGATGCGCCAGTGCCTTCAATATGATGTCGTGGTCCATCTTCATCCTGCATCGATCTCCACCGATATATAGATCGGGTGAAGACGATATGGCAGGAAATCCATGCCATTTTTGCGGGCGATCGGAGAAAAGCCGCTGTCCCCTATGGCACGGTGCCGGAATCAATGCCTCGGGCTGCGGAAGCCTGTGCCGCCTCGCGGTGCTGGGTGCACGACGACGGTGCGGCTACCGAAATTCGTACAGCGGCAGATTGATGTCGTTGCACAGATTGCTGCAGAGGGCTTGGATGTAAGCGGGGTCCATGCCGACTTCGCGGGCGCGGGCGAACGCTTCTTTCGCCTCCTTGAGCTTGTGAACCTTCAGGTAGTCGGAGGACCTGACCAGCCAGGCGATCGTCACCAGCGAACGGTTGAAGGGGGATGGCAAAAGCGAATAGGCTTTCTCTCCATATTTGATAGCGCCATCGACGTCGCGATCGCGAAACAATCTTAGCCTGGCATAAGTGGCATTCATGGTGCCCGAGTTCGGATCCTCCTCCAAGGCGCGGAGGTAAATCCGGTCGGCCACGGTATGGTCGCCTCCCATCTCGTAGGCCATTGCCAACAGATTGTCTTCAGGAAGATGCCGCCTGTGGTAAAGGTCCATGACGTCACCGTAGCGGCCCTGCACGACCAACATTTGCGCTTCGCGATGGCCCATCAACGTGACGTCGTAGCCCTTGAGGCCGCCCTCCTCGAGAAGCTGCGACATGACCGCAACGTCACCGAGGCTAAGAGCCAATCTGAAGCGCATCTGCCACACGGACGCGGCCTGTTGCGGATCATCCCTGATCTTGTCGAGGATGACGATCGCGGCGGCGGCGTATTCGGGCCGAAACTGGGGCCGGATGCCCCAATCGTACAGATATCCATCTGCCAGCTTGAGGCGAGCGGTTTCGTACAAGAGTGCGTTTGAAGGCGGCTGTTTGGCTTCAATTCGCTGGGTCACCTCCGTCAGCACGTCCAGGAGACCCGCCTGGTATAGATAGCCTGACAGGCAC contains these protein-coding regions:
- a CDS encoding FMN-binding oxidoreductase, with protein sequence MATLFDPLRAGDLALANRIVMAPLTRNRSPNAVPGDLSVTYYSQRATAGLIVTEATAISHQGQGYANVPGLYGADQLAGWKRVTDAVHKGGGKIVVQLWHVGRISHTTLQPGGGKPVAPSAIRANSKTFLVKPDGSGEFAETSEPRALEAAELPGIVEDFRRAAKAAIEVAGFDGVEIHGANGYLIDQFLRSGTNHRTDEYGGSIENRTRFLFEVVDAVTGAVGAGRTGIRLSPVTPANDTSDADPQPLFNHVVAGLGSRGLAYVHIVEGATGGARDFSQGDRPFDYEELKATYRKAGGHGAWLVNNGYDKELAEKAVGDGYADLVAFGKLFIANPDLVSRLKRNAGLNDPDKATFYGGDAKGYTDYPTAA
- a CDS encoding ArsR family transcriptional regulator yields the protein MKMDHDIILKALAHPFRRDVLAWLKEPEQHFAAQAHPLEMGVCASQFDHRGLAQSSVSAHLATLASADLVTTRRVGQWVFYKRNEETIAAFQAALSDL
- a CDS encoding Tetratricopeptide TPR_2 repeat protein, whose protein sequence is MRFAAVKAWTAVFLVLMLGAQLGAARAAEPWREKLNEPDQQKFMQLISAVDGWTAANDQKIRAEIQAFVAAHPDFVPAQVEAIRAKWLSVAAYMGMALASKSFFIMFEELEKLDPSYQPAYIYGARTYIYSGYPAGARKQLEKAQALDAADPWADITWSLMFERLGHREEALTWARTALPKTVGKTSAMAEAILAITKLQGASNHDAAVALADQVYALEPGMGKLTEVIHACLSGYLYQAGLLDVLTEVTQRIEAKQPPSNALLYETARLKLADGYLYDWGIRPQFRPEYAAAAIVILDKIRDDPQQAASVWQMRFRLALSLGDVAVMSQLLEEGGLKGYDVTLMGHREAQMLVVQGRYGDVMDLYHRRHLPEDNLLAMAYEMGGDHTVADRIYLRALEEDPNSGTMNATYARLRLFRDRDVDGAIKYGEKAYSLLPSPFNRSLVTIAWLVRSSDYLKVHKLKEAKEAFARAREVGMDPAYIQALCSNLCNDINLPLYEFR